One window from the genome of Alnus glutinosa chromosome 13, dhAlnGlut1.1, whole genome shotgun sequence encodes:
- the LOC133854573 gene encoding BTB/POZ domain-containing protein At1g63850 codes for MAATATTKTTAAIASTQLKSQTHQPTKPKRRKYRETTISSSAATATDSPGYHQTRKPDPPAIVSPDHHPWCCPASKTPPPPPPPPSPPHTRGTQSRNTEPSNSSPSTSPSSFRIRFSPGSQSPVMDFTPTSTTMINGHDSFPSSFTKFNSALTAGLLNPMSPPPPPEKATRSSPTLFEMMASEPEIHQPRGQIAPQNGAVLVPKPPPDGQALTMQRISEILLSRSPGNQFNDPTSSDIKLTLSSKEGLSVSVNLHRQILVAHSRFFSVKLSERWTKTQRATGSPYIVEIADCDDVEVYIDTLRLMYCKDLRKRLMKEDVPRVLGVLKVSAAIGFDAGVLSCLEYLEAAPWAEDEEEKVASLLSELRLEGVGAGEVLKRVSIEVTNGTEDGNDNEGVLLKLLHVVLEGKDEKARREMKGLVSKMLRENSAQSDLRKESLYSACDGCLQLLCHHFLRVAGSDLQDVGQIARQADNLHWILDILIDRQIAEDFLKTWASQSELSSAHSKVAAVHRFEVSRVTARLFVGIGKGQLLASKDVRCLLLRTWLEPFYDDFGWMRRASKGLDRHLIEDGLSNTILTLPLASQQEILLAWFNRFLNSGEDCPNIQRGFEVWWRRAFWRRNAEQERQRPIRITTATVEN; via the exons ATGGCAGCAACAGCAACAACTAAAACCACAGCAGCGATAGCGAGTACTCAGCTCAAATCCCAAACCCACCAACCCACCAAGCCCAAACGACGCAAGTACCGAGAAACCACCATCTCCTCCTCCGCCGCAACCGCCACAGACTCTCCCGGATATCACCAGACCAGGAAACCCGACCCGCCGGCCATTGTCTCGCCCGACCACCATCCCTGGTGCTGCCCAGCTTCAAAGAcccctccacctccacctcctccgCCGTCTCCTCCACATACCCGAGGTACCCAGAGCCGGAACACGGAACCCAGTAACTCGTCGCCGTCCACTTCGCCGTCAAGCTTCAGGATCCGATTCTCTCCGGGCAGTCAATCGCCGGTCATGGACTTTACGCCCACTTCGACCACGATGATCAACGGTCACGATTCGTTCCCGTCGAGCTTCACCAAGTTCAACTCGGCCCTCACCGCCGGGCTGTTGAACCCGATGTCGCCGCCACCCCCACCCGAAAAAGCGACCCGATCCAGCCCGACCCTTTTCGAAATGATGGCCAGCGAGCCCGAAATCCACCAACCCAGAGGCCAGATCGCACCCCAAAACGGCGCCGTATTGGTCCCCAAGCCACCCCCGGACGGTCAAGCCCTCACAATGCAGCGAATCTCCGAGATCCTATTGAGTCGGAGCCCCGGAAACCAGTTCAACGACCCGACCTCGAGCGACATCAAGCTCACACTGAGCTCCAAAGAGGGTCTCAGTGTGTCAGTGAATCTCCACCGTCAAATTCTCGTGGCGCACAGCAGGTTCTTCTCGGTCAAGTTGTCTGAGCGGTGGACGAAGACGCAGAGAGCAACGGGGTCGCCGTATATAGTGGAGATTGCGGACTGCGACGACGTGGAGGTGTACATCGATACGTTGAGGTTGATGTATTGTAAGGATCTGAGGAAGAGGCTCATGAAAGAGGATGTTCCCAGAGTTCTTGGCGTCTTAAAg GTATCAGCAGCGATTGGGTTTGATGCTGGGGTGTTATCTTGTTTGGAGTACTTAGAAGCTGCTCCTTGGGCTGAGGATGAGGAAGAGAAGGTGGCTTCATTGTTGTCTGAGCTCCGTCTTGAAGGTGTTGGAGCTGGGGAAGTTTTGAAAAGGGTTTCGATTGAGGTTACTAATGGAACTGAGGATGGCAATGACAATGAAGGAGTGCTGCTTAAACTTTTGCATGTAGTTCTTGAAGGTAAAGATGAGAAAGCGAGGCGGGAAATGAAGGGATTGGTGTCGAAGATGCTTCGTGAGAACTCGGCGCAGAGTGATCTCCGGAAGGAGTCGTTGTACTCGGCTTGTGATGGGTGTTTGCAATTGCTTTGCCACCATTTTTTGCGGGTAGCAGGGTCGGACTTACAGGATGTGGGTCAGATTGCGCGGCAAGCGGATAATTTGCATTGGATTTTGGATATTCTGATAGATAGGCAGATTGCTgaagattttttgaaaacatgggCATCTCAATCTGAATTGTCCAGTGCACATTCTAAAGTGGCTGCAGTTCATAGGTTTGAGGTTAGCAGAGTTACGGCACGGCTATTTGTTGGGATTGGGAAGGGGCAGCTATTGGCTTCCAAGGATGTGAGGTGCTTGCTATTACGGACATGGCTAGAGCCATTCTATGATGATTTTGGGTGGATGAGAAGGGCATCAAAAGGCCTTGATCGTCACCTAATTGAAGATGGTCTTAGTAACACAATTCTCACTCTGCCTCTAGCTTCACAGCAGGAAATTTTGCTAGCTTGGTTTAATCGTTTCTTAAACTCTGGCGAAGATTGTCCAAACATACAAAGAGGTTTTGAAGTTTGGTGGAGGAGGGCTTTTTGGAGACGAAATGCCGAGCAGGAAAGACAACGACCAATAAGAATTACAACTGCCACTGTTGAGAACTAA
- the LOC133854687 gene encoding brassinosteroid-responsive RING protein 1-like gives MGFPVGYTELLLPKLFLHVLCLLGFLRKLIYGVFRHLGIADFLEPDIAWPDTPARDPEFDSVSAVLIREILPVVKFSDLVDPPESCAVCLYEFEPHHEIRRLTNCRHIFHRGCLDRWMGYDQKTCPLCRTPFISDDMQGALNERLWAASGISDFYSEYANFTGW, from the coding sequence ATGGGTTTCCCAGTGGGCTACACCGAGCTTTTGCTCCCGAAGCTCTTTCTCCACGTGCTTTGCCTTCTGGGTTTTCTCCGGAAGCTCATCTACGGCGTGTTTCGCCACCTGGGCATCGCCGATTTTCTCGAACCGGACATTGCGTGGCCCGATACGCCGGCCCGAGACCCCGAATTCGACTCCGTATCGGCGGTTCTGATCCGAGAAATCCTCCCCGTGGTGAAGTTCTCCGACCTGGTGGACCCCCCCGAGTCCTGCGCCGTCTGTCTCTACGAGTTCGAGCCCCACCACGAGATCCGCCGGCTCACCAACTGCCGCCACATCTTCCACCGGGGCTGCCTCGACCGCTGGATGGGCTACGATCAGAAAACTTGTCCTCTCTGCCGGACACCCTTCATTTCGGACGATATGCAAGGAGCTCTCAATGAGAGGCTCTGGGCTGCTTCCGGGATTTCTGATTTTTACAGTGAATATGCAAATTTTACTGGTTGGTAG